In a single window of the Prevotella melaninogenica genome:
- a CDS encoding RNA polymerase sigma factor: protein MDNLQNEQDFSRIVREHKSTIYTVCYMFSKDEDEVNDLFQEVLINLWKGLQNFRGESDVRTWLYRISLNTCISCDRKKRKRKTIPLSMDINPFTDSDEDSRQIQQLNRRISQLGAFDRAIILLWLENMSYEEIGEIVGISTKNVSVRLFRIKEKLKKTGETTKE, encoded by the coding sequence ATGGACAACCTACAGAATGAACAAGACTTCTCACGCATCGTGAGAGAACATAAAAGCACCATCTATACTGTGTGCTATATGTTCTCAAAGGATGAAGATGAGGTGAACGACCTCTTTCAAGAGGTGCTGATAAACCTTTGGAAGGGTCTGCAGAACTTCCGAGGAGAAAGCGATGTACGCACGTGGCTCTATCGCATCAGCCTCAATACCTGCATCTCTTGTGACCGAAAGAAGCGGAAACGGAAAACAATTCCACTCTCAATGGATATCAATCCTTTCACGGATAGTGATGAAGACAGCCGACAGATACAGCAACTTAATCGTCGTATCAGCCAGTTAGGGGCTTTTGACCGTGCTATAATCCTACTTTGGTTGGAAAATATGAGCTATGAAGAGATTGGCGAAATCGTCGGTATCAGTACGAAGAATGTCTCCGTAAGACTGTTTAGAATCAAGGAGAAACTTAAGAAAACAGGTGAAACAACAAAGGAGTAG